In the Camelus ferus isolate YT-003-E chromosome 34, BCGSAC_Cfer_1.0, whole genome shotgun sequence genome, one interval contains:
- the DDX11 gene encoding ATP-dependent DNA helicase DDX11 isoform X1 codes for MADKTQEAGGIHFPFPFTPYSIQKDFMAALYQVLEAGKVGIFESPTGTGKSLSLICGALSWLRDFERKKRQEEARLLEAGAAPLNDGEDQNPHLPSLSSCQETPGTPGASGEPDWVTQFVQKKGERDLVDRLREEQVRRKKREERLQQSRHHAWLKSAAKRPRQEDEETEHLLHLSREMLAAGMGSEQLASEEEELVLADYESDEDRGAASGADEDEDDLEEEHVTKIYYCSRTHSQLAQFVHEVQKSPFGKDTRLVCLGSRQSLCVNEEVRGLGSVQLINDRCAEMQRSRRERNGIPEEEEAAAERRRQRRQRATCPFYSHERLQLLRDEVLLEVKDIEQLVTLGREARACPYYGSRLAIPAAQLVVLPYQTLLHAATRQAAGVRLQGQVVVIDEAHNLIDTITGVHSVEVSGSQLCQAHSQLLQYMERYGKRLKAKNLMYVKQILYLLEKFVTVLGGNIKQNPNTQSLSQAGTELKTINDFLFQSQVDNINLFKVRRYCERSMISRKLLGFTERYGAVLTPSREQPRLSGFQHFLQSLQPPGTKAPAAPAAEGEDGAPRLASPLMHIEGFLAALTTANQDGRVILSHQGSLSQSSLKFLLLNPAMHFAQVVKECRAVVIAGGTMQPVSDFREQLLACAGVEAERVVEFSCGHVIPPDNILPLVVCSGPSSQQLDFTYQKRELPHMMDETGRILCNLCNVVPGGVVCFFPSYEYQRQVHAHWDKSGLLARLAVRKRIFQEPKRANQVEQVLMEYSRCIKHCSQAGGTVTGALLLSVVGGKMSEGINFSDNLGRCVVMVGMPYPNIRSPELQEKMAYLDQTLPRAPGQAPPGKALVENLCMKAVNQSIGRAIRHQKDFASIVLLDHRYARPPVLAKLPAWIRDRVQVKATFGPAFAALRTFHREKSGPSVSLPT; via the exons ATGGCTGACAAAACCCAGGAGGCTGGTGGCATccacttcccttttcccttcacaCCCTATTCCATCCAGAAGGACTTCATGGCAGCGCTGTACCAGGTGCTGGAGGCTGGCAAGGTCGGGATATTCGAGAGCCCCACGGGCACC GGAAAGTCCTTAAGTCTTATCTGCGGGGCCCTCTCCTGGCTCCGAGACTTTGAACGGAAGAAACGCCAAGAGGAGGCTCGTCTTCTTGAGGCTGGAGCCGCCCCCTTAAACGACGGGGAGGACCAGAACCCACACCTCCCTTCACTGTCGTCCTGCCAGGAGACCCCAGGCACCCCGGGGGCCTCAGGGGAGCCCGACTGGGTCACGCAGTTTgtgcagaagaaaggagagagggaccTGGTGGACCGACTCAGA gaggaGCAGGTCCGGAGGAAGAAGCGAGAGGAGCGCCTGCAGCAGAGCCGGCACCACGCCTGGCTCAAGTCCGCCGCCAAGCGCCCG agacaggaagatgaAGAGACTGAGCATCTCCTCCACCTGAGCAGGGAGATGCTGGCTGCAGGGATGGGCTCCGAGCAGCTGGCCtctgaggaggaggagctggtccTGGCCGACTACGAGAGTGACGAGGACAGAGGCGCGGCCAGCGG agcAGACGAGGATGAGGATGACTTGGAGGAAGAACATGTAACCAAG ATTTACTACTGCAGTCGGACGCACTCCCAGCTGGCACAGTTTGTGCACGAGGTGCAGAAGAGCCCCTTCGGCAAGGACACCCGGCTCGTCTGCCTCGGCTCCCGGCAG AGCCTTTGTGTGAACGAGGAGGTGAGAGGGCTGGGCTCCGTGCAGCTCATCAATGACCGCTGTGCAGAGATGCAGAGGAGCAGACGTG AGAGGAATGGCATccccgaggaggaggaggcggcggccgagaggcggcggcagcggcggcagcgaGCCACCTGCCCCTTCTACAGCCACGAGCGGCTGCAGCTCCTCCGGGACGAGGTCCTGCTGGAGGTGAAGGACATCGAGCAGCTGGtgaccctggggagggaggctcgGGCCTGTCCCTACTACGGGAGCCGGCTCGCCATTCCCGCAGCGCAG ctgGTGGTGCTGCCCTACCAGACGCTGCTGCACGCGGCCACGCGGCAGGCAGCGGGCGTCCGGCTGCAGGGCCAGGTGGTGGTCATCGACGAGGCCCACAACCTGATCGACACCATCACCGGCGTCCACAGCGTGGAGGTCAGCGGCTCCCAG ctctgccaggcccATTCCCAGTTGCTCCAGTACATGGAACGATACGG GAAGCGCTTGAAGGCCAAGAACCTGATGTACGTCAAACAGATCCTGTACCTGTTGGAGAAGTTCGTGACTGTGCTGGGCG GCAACATTAAACAGAACCCCAATACCCAGAGCCTCTCGCAGGCAG GGACGGAGCTGAAGACCATCAACGACTTTCTCTTCCAGAGCCAGGTCGACAACATCAACCTGTTCAAG GTGCGGCGCTACTGTGAGAGGAGCATGATCAGCAGGAAG CTCCTTGGCTTCACGGAGAGGTACGGAGCGGTCCTCACGCCCTCCAGGGAGCagcccaggctgtctggcttcCAGCACTTCCTGCAgagcctgcagcccccagggacCAAGG CTCCTGCAGCCCCCGCAGCAGAAGGGGAGGACGGGGCGCCACGGCTTGCTTCCCCACTGATGCACATCGAAGGCTTCCTCGCAGCTCTCACCACTGCCAACCAGGACGGGAGGGTCATCCTGAGCCACCAAG gCAGCCTCAGTCAGAGCAGCCTCAAATTCTTGCTCCTGAACCCAGCCATGCATTTCGCCCAGGTGGTGAAGGAGTGCCGGGCAGTGGTCATTGCGGGGGGCACCATGCAGCCG GTGTCCGACTTCCGGGAGCAGCTGCTGGCATGTGCCGGGGTGGAGGCTGAGCGAGTGGTGGAGTTCTCCTGTG GTCACGTGATCCCTCCAGACAACATCCTGCCCCTCGTCGTCTGCAGCGGGCCCTCCAGCCAGCAGCTGGACTTCACGTACCAGAAGAGAGAGCTACCTCACATG ATGGATGAGACGGGACGCATTCTCTGTAACCTGTGCAACGTGGTCCCGGGAGGGGTGGTCTGTTTCTTCCCCTCCTATGAGTACCAGCGCCAGGTCCACGCCCACTGGGACAAGAGTGGCCTGCTGGCCCGCCTGGCTGTCAGGAAAAGG ATATTTCAGGAGCCCAAGAGAGCAAACCAGGTGGAGCAGGTGCTGATGGAGTATTCCAGGTGCATTAAG CACTGCAGCCAGGCGGGGGGCACGGTGACGGGGGCCCTGCTGCTGTCTGTGGTTGGAGGGAAGATGAGTGAAGGCATCAACTTCTCTGACAACCTTGGCCG GTGTGTGGTCATGGTGGGCATGCCCTACCCCAACATCAGGTCTCCAGAGCTGCAGGAGAAGATGGCCTACCTGGACCAGACCCTC cccagagccccaggccaggcaCCCCCCGGGAAGGCGCTGGTGGAGAATCTGTGTATGAAGGCCGTCAACCAGTCCATCG GCCGGGCCATCAGGCACCAGAAGGACTTTGCCAGCATAGTGCTCCTGGACCACCGGTACGCCCGCCCACCTGTCCTGGCAAAGCTGCCGGCCTGGATCCGCGACCGCGTGCAAGTCAAAGCCACCTTTGGCCCTGCCTTTGCTGCTTTGCGGACG ttccATCGTGAGAAGTCTGGCCCTTCCGTCAGCCTGCCCACTTGA
- the DDX11 gene encoding ATP-dependent DNA helicase DDX11 isoform X2 yields the protein MADKTQEAGGIHFPFPFTPYSIQKDFMAALYQVLEAGKVGIFESPTGTGKSLSLICGALSWLRDFERKKRQEEARLLEAGAAPLNDGEDQNPHLPSLSSCQETPGTPGASGEPDWVTQFVQKKGERDLVDRLREEQVRRKKREERLQQSRHHAWLKSAAKRPRQEDEETEHLLHLSREMLAAGMGSEQLASEEEELVLADYESDEDRGAASGADEDEDDLEEEHVTKIYYCSRTHSQLAQFVHEVQKSPFGKDTRLVCLGSRQSLCVNEEVRGLGSVQLINDRCAEMQRSRRERNGIPEEEEAAAERRRQRRQRATCPFYSHERLQLLRDEVLLEVKDIEQLVTLGREARACPYYGSRLAIPAAQLVVLPYQTLLHAATRQAAGVRLQGQVVVIDEAHNLIDTITGVHSVEVSGSQLCQAHSQLLQYMERYGKRLKAKNLMYVKQILYLLEKFVTVLGGNIKQNPNTQSLSQAGTELKTINDFLFQSQVDNINLFKVRRYCERSMISRKLLGFTERYGAVLTPSREQPRLSGFQHFLQSLQPPGTKAPAAPAAEGEDGAPRLASPLMHIEGFLAALTTANQDGRVILSHQGSLSQSSLKFLLLNPAMHFAQVVKECRAVVIAGGTMQPVSDFREQLLACAGVEAERVVEFSCGHVIPPDNILPLVVCSGPSSQQLDFTYQKRELPHMMDETGRILCNLCNVVPGGVVCFFPSYEYQRQVHAHWDKSGLLARLAVRKRIFQEPKRANQVEQVLMEYSRCIKHCSQAGGTVTGALLLSVVGGKMSEGINFSDNLGRCVVMVGMPYPNIRSPELQEKMAYLDQTLPRAPGQAPPGKALVENLCMKAVNQSIGELGLFLAGEMESRAWMVGE from the exons ATGGCTGACAAAACCCAGGAGGCTGGTGGCATccacttcccttttcccttcacaCCCTATTCCATCCAGAAGGACTTCATGGCAGCGCTGTACCAGGTGCTGGAGGCTGGCAAGGTCGGGATATTCGAGAGCCCCACGGGCACC GGAAAGTCCTTAAGTCTTATCTGCGGGGCCCTCTCCTGGCTCCGAGACTTTGAACGGAAGAAACGCCAAGAGGAGGCTCGTCTTCTTGAGGCTGGAGCCGCCCCCTTAAACGACGGGGAGGACCAGAACCCACACCTCCCTTCACTGTCGTCCTGCCAGGAGACCCCAGGCACCCCGGGGGCCTCAGGGGAGCCCGACTGGGTCACGCAGTTTgtgcagaagaaaggagagagggaccTGGTGGACCGACTCAGA gaggaGCAGGTCCGGAGGAAGAAGCGAGAGGAGCGCCTGCAGCAGAGCCGGCACCACGCCTGGCTCAAGTCCGCCGCCAAGCGCCCG agacaggaagatgaAGAGACTGAGCATCTCCTCCACCTGAGCAGGGAGATGCTGGCTGCAGGGATGGGCTCCGAGCAGCTGGCCtctgaggaggaggagctggtccTGGCCGACTACGAGAGTGACGAGGACAGAGGCGCGGCCAGCGG agcAGACGAGGATGAGGATGACTTGGAGGAAGAACATGTAACCAAG ATTTACTACTGCAGTCGGACGCACTCCCAGCTGGCACAGTTTGTGCACGAGGTGCAGAAGAGCCCCTTCGGCAAGGACACCCGGCTCGTCTGCCTCGGCTCCCGGCAG AGCCTTTGTGTGAACGAGGAGGTGAGAGGGCTGGGCTCCGTGCAGCTCATCAATGACCGCTGTGCAGAGATGCAGAGGAGCAGACGTG AGAGGAATGGCATccccgaggaggaggaggcggcggccgagaggcggcggcagcggcggcagcgaGCCACCTGCCCCTTCTACAGCCACGAGCGGCTGCAGCTCCTCCGGGACGAGGTCCTGCTGGAGGTGAAGGACATCGAGCAGCTGGtgaccctggggagggaggctcgGGCCTGTCCCTACTACGGGAGCCGGCTCGCCATTCCCGCAGCGCAG ctgGTGGTGCTGCCCTACCAGACGCTGCTGCACGCGGCCACGCGGCAGGCAGCGGGCGTCCGGCTGCAGGGCCAGGTGGTGGTCATCGACGAGGCCCACAACCTGATCGACACCATCACCGGCGTCCACAGCGTGGAGGTCAGCGGCTCCCAG ctctgccaggcccATTCCCAGTTGCTCCAGTACATGGAACGATACGG GAAGCGCTTGAAGGCCAAGAACCTGATGTACGTCAAACAGATCCTGTACCTGTTGGAGAAGTTCGTGACTGTGCTGGGCG GCAACATTAAACAGAACCCCAATACCCAGAGCCTCTCGCAGGCAG GGACGGAGCTGAAGACCATCAACGACTTTCTCTTCCAGAGCCAGGTCGACAACATCAACCTGTTCAAG GTGCGGCGCTACTGTGAGAGGAGCATGATCAGCAGGAAG CTCCTTGGCTTCACGGAGAGGTACGGAGCGGTCCTCACGCCCTCCAGGGAGCagcccaggctgtctggcttcCAGCACTTCCTGCAgagcctgcagcccccagggacCAAGG CTCCTGCAGCCCCCGCAGCAGAAGGGGAGGACGGGGCGCCACGGCTTGCTTCCCCACTGATGCACATCGAAGGCTTCCTCGCAGCTCTCACCACTGCCAACCAGGACGGGAGGGTCATCCTGAGCCACCAAG gCAGCCTCAGTCAGAGCAGCCTCAAATTCTTGCTCCTGAACCCAGCCATGCATTTCGCCCAGGTGGTGAAGGAGTGCCGGGCAGTGGTCATTGCGGGGGGCACCATGCAGCCG GTGTCCGACTTCCGGGAGCAGCTGCTGGCATGTGCCGGGGTGGAGGCTGAGCGAGTGGTGGAGTTCTCCTGTG GTCACGTGATCCCTCCAGACAACATCCTGCCCCTCGTCGTCTGCAGCGGGCCCTCCAGCCAGCAGCTGGACTTCACGTACCAGAAGAGAGAGCTACCTCACATG ATGGATGAGACGGGACGCATTCTCTGTAACCTGTGCAACGTGGTCCCGGGAGGGGTGGTCTGTTTCTTCCCCTCCTATGAGTACCAGCGCCAGGTCCACGCCCACTGGGACAAGAGTGGCCTGCTGGCCCGCCTGGCTGTCAGGAAAAGG ATATTTCAGGAGCCCAAGAGAGCAAACCAGGTGGAGCAGGTGCTGATGGAGTATTCCAGGTGCATTAAG CACTGCAGCCAGGCGGGGGGCACGGTGACGGGGGCCCTGCTGCTGTCTGTGGTTGGAGGGAAGATGAGTGAAGGCATCAACTTCTCTGACAACCTTGGCCG GTGTGTGGTCATGGTGGGCATGCCCTACCCCAACATCAGGTCTCCAGAGCTGCAGGAGAAGATGGCCTACCTGGACCAGACCCTC cccagagccccaggccaggcaCCCCCCGGGAAGGCGCTGGTGGAGAATCTGTGTATGAAGGCCGTCAACCAGTCCATCGGTGAGCTGGGGCTGTTCCTGGCTGGTGAGATGGAGAGTCGGGCCTGGATGGTTGGAGAGTGA
- the WASHC1 gene encoding WASH complex subunit 1 produces the protein MTPTGTQHSLAGQTYAVPLIQPDLRREEAIQQVADALQYLQKVSADIFSRISQRVELSRRQLQTIGERVSLAQAKIEKIKGSKKAIKVFSSAKYPAPERLQEYGSIFTGARDPGLQTRPRRRIQSKPRPLDERALQEKLKYFPVCVSTKPEPEDEAEEGLGGLPSNISSVSSLLLFNTTENLYKKYVFLDPLAGAVTKTHVMLGTETEEKLFDAPLSISKREQLEQQVPENYFYVPDLGQVPEIDVPSYLPDLPGVADDLMYSADLGPGIAPSAPGPIPELPAFHTEVAQPFKPDLEDGVLAAPPPPPPPPPPAPAVLVSAPPPPPPPQTAAPPGQATREEDSSCSLSSSPLPTLAPVQGAPKEVVDPSSGRATLLESIRQAGGIGKAKLRSVKERKLEKKKQKEQEQVRATSQGGDLMSDLFNKLAMRRKGISGKGPGPGASEGPGGAFARMSDSIPPLPPPQQPPGEEDEDDWES, from the exons ATGACCCCCACGGGGACCCAACATTCGTTGGCCGGTCAGACCTATGCAGTGCCCCTCATCCAGCCGGACCTGCGGCGAGAGGAGGCCATCCAGCAGGTGGCGGACGCCCTGCAGTACCTACAGAAGGTCTCCGCAGACATCTTTAGCAG GATCTCCCAGCGAGTAGAACTCAGCCGGAGGCAGCTGCAGACCATTGGGGAAAGGGTCTCCCTGGCCCAGGCCAAGATTGAGAAGATCAAGGGCAGCAAGAAGGCCATCAAG GTGTTCTCCAGTGCCAAGTACCCCGCCCCGGAGCGCCTGCAGGAGTACGGCTCCATCTTCACGGGTGCCCGGGACCCTGGCCTGCAGACGCGGCCCCGCCGCAGGATCCAGAGCAAGCCCCGCCCCCTGGACGAGCGGGCCCTGCAG gagaagCTGAAATACTTCCCTGTGTGTGTGAGCACCAAGCCGGAGCCTGAGGACGAGgccgaggaggggctggggggtctTCCCAGCAACATTAGCTCCGTCAGCTCCTTGCTGCTCTTCAACACCACCGAAAACCT GTACAAAAAGTACGTCTTCCTGGACCCGCTGGCTGGCGCCGTAACAAAGACCCATGTGATGCTGGGGACTGAGACGGAGGAGAAGCTGTTCGATGCTCCTTTGTCCATCAGCAAGAGAGAGCAGCTGGAGCAGCAG gtcCCAGAGAACTACTTCTACGTGCCCGACTTGGGCCAGGTGCCTGAGATCGACGTGCCGTCCTACCTGCCCGACTTGCCGGGCGTAGCTGACGACCTCATGTACAGTGCGGACCTCGGCCCCGGCATCGCCCCGTCGGCCCCTGGGCCCATTCCAGAGCTGCCCGCATTCCACACAGAGGTAGCCCAGCCTTTCAAGCCAG ACCTAGAAGACGGGGTGCTCGCAGCGCCTCcaccgccgccccctccccctcccccggctccgGCAGTGCTGGTCAGcgctcccccacctccacccccaccgcAGACCGCGGCCCCTCCGGGGCAAGCCACCAGGGAGGAAGACAGCAGCTG CAGCCTTtcttcctcaccccttcccaccctggcccCAGTCCAGGGAGCGCCCAAGGAAGTGGTTGATCCCTCCAGCGGCCGGGCCACTCTGCTGGAGTCCATCCGCCAGGCCGGCGGCATCGGCAAGGCCAAGCTGCGCAGCGTCAAGGAGCGCAAGCTGGAGAAGAAGAAGCAGAAGGAGCAGGAGCAAG TGAGAGCCACCAGCCAAGGTGGGGACCTGATGTCCGATCTCTTCAACAAGCTGGCCATGAGGCGCAAAG gtATCTCCGGGAAAGGACCTGGGCCGGGGGCCAGCGAGGGGCCGGGAGGAGCCTTTGCCCGAATGTCAGACTCCATCCCACCTCTGCCGCCCCCACAGCAGCCCCCGGGAGAGGAGGATGAGGATGACTGGGAGTCCTAG